TATCTCAACACGGGTAAGAAGAGTATCACCCTGAACCTTAAGAGCCCGGCCGGGCAGGAGATTTTCAAAACTTTGGTTAAGGATGCGGATATCCTTGTAGAGAATTTTGAGCCAAGAGTTATGCCGTCACTGGGGCTGGGGTACGACACCCTGTCCGAAATTAATCCCAAGCTGGTAATGACTTCCATCTCCAATTTTGGGCAGACCGGGCCCTATCGGGACTATAAAGCGGCAGAGATTGTTGAGTATGCCCTGAGCGGCCTGATGAAGATGACCGGCGAATCGGACAGGGAGCCGCTGAAGCTTGGTCTCGATGTTGCCCAGTACACCGGGGGCCAGGTCGCTGTGACTCCCATGCTTGCTGCGGTCTATGCTGCGCAATCAACGAACAAAGGGCAACATGTGGATGTATCCATCATGGAATATTGCACCGGCGTTGCAGAATGGCAGGTCGGGATCTATGACGCCATCAAACACATTACCCCGCGCCTGGGGAATTTCAATCAGAAAGGGCACCCCTGGGGAGTCTTCCCCTGTAAGGATGGTTGGGTGGTCATCGCCACCTATGGGCCCAGTTTTAAGCATCTAGCCGACCTTGTGGGTGTTGATGAACTCAAGGACCCGAAGTTTCTGGACCATGGGGTGCGGGTTCAAAATAAAGACGAAGTCGATACCTATCTGCTTCCCTGGTTACTGGACCATGATAAGGAATACTGGATAGAACATCCTTTTCAGGTCCTGAACACTGCGAGAGGGGCTGCCGCGGGGTGGGTTCGGAATACCGAAGACCTGGTGAATTGCCCTCAGCTTGCCTCTCAGGGTTTCTACAGGACAATAGGGCATCCATCCCACGGGAAGGCGATTTACCCCAGCGGACCGGTCCTGATGAGCAAGACGCCCTGGAAGGTGGGAAGGGCCCCTCTTCTGGGAGAAGACAACGAGGAGATATACGGTTCACGGCTCGGCTATACCAGGAAGCAACTGGCTTCGCTGGCCCGGGAAGGCGTTATTTAGGAGGATGGATGGATGATTAAGCATCTGGATCACATAGGCGTTGCTGTGGAGAGCCTTGATAAAGTCAAGGAGATCGCTACCTCGGCCTTTAGAGTTGACTTTCCCCGGCCTGAGGGGGAGGGAGATTTTAAAGCAAGCTGGGTTCGGTTAGGCAATGTTCTGGTCGAGTTCATGGAACCTATCGCCAGCGATGGGGTGATAGGAAAGTTTTTAAAAAACCGAGGTGAGGGAGTGCACCACCACTGCTTTGAGGTGGATGACATAGAGGCGGAAGTCGAGTCCTATTTGGCTCAAGGATTGGAACTTGTCAGACCGGGAATCGTGGGCCGACAGGGCTGGCGGGTCGCGTTTTTTCACCCAAAGAGCACATTCGGCATGCTCATTGAACTCGTACAAACGAGAATCTGAGCATAGAAAAGAGGGAAGTATGGCTAAATTACCGCTTGAAGGCATTCGGATTGCAGACTGCACACAAGCCTGGGCCGGTCCTCATTGCACCCAGCAGTTAGCTGACCTTGGTGCTGAGGTTATAAAGGTCGAACCACCCTATGGGGCAACACGCGGGGATAGGAAAGCCACATCAGGCGTTTATCAAAATGGAGAACCCGGTGAAAAACCCTGGAATCGCCAGTGCGTTTTCAACGTGCTCAACCGCAATAAACTCTCGGTCAGCCTGGACCTCTCCAAGGAAGATGGCAAACGACTTTTAAAGGATCTGGTCAAGATAAGCGACATAGTCATCGACAATTACGCCGCCGGAGTTATGGACAGGCTGGGTATTGGCTACGAGGAATTGAGAAAGGTGAAACCGGACATTATCGTCGCGAGCGCCAACGGGTATGGCCCCAGTGGTCCCTGGGTCCGGTATCATTCCTTTGGCGTGGTTCAGGAACCCATGTGCGGTTTCATGGCTTTGACAGGTTACGTGGGTGATGAAACTCCCTACAGGTCGGGAGTTGACCACATCGATCCTGTAACGGGGACGCACATGGCAGGAGCGTTGATCGCCGCTCTTCTCCACAGGGATAAGACAGGGGAAGGGCAGCATATTAACGTTTCCATGACGGAGTCAGCCGTAAACTTTGTTGGACCGGAGATCCTGGACTACACCATAAACGGCCGACTCCTGGAGCACAAGGGGAATAGGCACAATCAGGAGGCGATGGCCCCCCATGGATGTTATCGATGCAAGGGGGAAGATGAGTGGATCACCATTGCCATTGGCTCGGATGAAGAATGGAAAGCTTTTTGCCGGGTCATAGGAGATCCGCCCTGGACGAAGGAAAAGCGATTTTGTTATCTGTACGACCGCCTGGAGAATCAGGACGATTTGGACAAATATGTGGAGCTTTGGACCATTGAAAGAGATAAGTATGAGGCCATGCATGCCTTGCAGGCTGCCGGGGTCGCAGCCGGAGCCGTTTTGGATATCGCTGAACTATTTAGCGAACCGCACCTGAAAGACAGAGGGTTCTGGCAAACGGTGGATCATCCGGATGCCGGAATCATGAACATCATCGGACAGAGGTATAAGATGTCCGAAACTCCGATTCCCACTCTTGGACCTGCCCCTCTATTCGGCGAACACACGGATTATGTATTCAAAGAGCTTCTGGGGATGAGTGATGAGGAGATTAATAAGGCGATAGAGGACGGTGTTATTTTCTCGGGAGACATCGTCGATCCTTACGCTATGCGCCAGAAGTAGATAGCGAGCATGAAAGAAGGATAGAAAAATTTAGGAGTTACATCGCAGAAATCACCACTTCATTAGCGTTGCAAGACAATTAGCGAGCAGGATTTTCACTTCGGCAATAACAAGAGGATTCACGCCATGACGAATAAAATAGAGCTTTGCATTCACGAGCGAAGTGATTTTGCCAACGGGCATGTTTTCGGTGACGCCGGACCTTATGAACGTATACGCGGTCGCGCCCACTTCATGGTTGATCCCGACGCTCCGACCCAAGCCGGTGTCTTTGACATTGACAAGGCCCCGCGAAATGAAAAAGGCCTGGTCGAGTTCAGCGGTGACTTTTTAATACTCAAACCCGTCGAACCATCTCGCGGTAACAAAAGACTATTCTATGATTTCGGGAACCGCGGCAACATGCGTACGCTTCAATTCTTTAACGACGCACCAGGCAGTAATGATCCGAAAACACTCGAACACGCCGGTAATGGTTTTCTATTCCGGCGCGGCTATACCGTGGTGTGGAGCGCGTGGCAGGGTGACCTGCTGCCCGGGAATGACCGAGTGTTGCTCAACCTGCCGGTTGCCACGGATGGCGGAAAGCCGCTGACCGGCCGTATCCTCCAGGAGTTTACCGTTTATACGCCCGGCATTACTACCCGTCCGCTGTCGGGATGGACTTCGACGCGAAGCCATCCCACTGTCTCCCTGGACACGCGGAAAGCGCGATTGACTAAACGCCGCTATCCATACAACGAACGCATCGAGGTTCCACACACGGAATGGAGCTTTGCCCGCACTGAGGGCGGTGAGGGCGCGGACGGTCAGGGCGCGGAGATCGGTGTCATTCCATCCGAAACTAATATTTATCTGCCAAAGGGATTTGAACCCGGTTGGATCTATGAGCTTGTCTACACCGGGCGTGATCCATTAGTGCTTGGCCTGGGCGATGTAGCCGTCCGGGATCTGGTCAGCTTCCTCCGGTATGAGGAGAAAGATGCGGCCGGGAATCCCAATCCAGCCGGTGAAATCGAGAAGGCCTATGCCTGGGGCCGGTCACAGACAGGGCGTTTGATCCGGGACTTTGTTTATCGTGGTTTCAATGCAGCGCCTGATGGCCGCAGGGTATTCGACGGCGTCCTGCCGCACGTCTCCGGGGGAGGACTAATGTGGATGCACCATCGCTTCGCAAACCTGACGGCATCAGCGGGGCAAGCTTATATGGAGCATTTCATTTATTCGGACCGCTTTCCCTTCTCCTACGCGAGTTGCACCGATCATTTAACGGGTAAAACGGATGCGATCCTTAAGAGACCCGATACTGACCCACTGGTAATACACACGCAAACCTCGACCGAATACTGGGAGCGGCATGGTTCACTTGTTCATACCGACACAAAGGGCAATGATTTGCCCCAGCCCGAGAATGTGCGTATCTATCTCTGGTCAAGCTCGATGCACTTTGCCGATCCGCAACAGCGAGAACCAATATGGCCGCCGGTAGCGGCCAATCGGTTCAACAATATTCAAACCTCATTTTTCTTCCGCGCAATGCTCGACGCCATGGATCGATGGGCAACCGATGGAACACCGCCACCGGATTCGATGATACCGAGTCGTGAGAACGGTACACTCGCCACTTACGAGGAATGGGTTGAAGGTTTTCCTAAGATTCCGGGTCAGGCTTTACCGCCGGGACCATCGACTCTCCCATTGCTCGATTTTGGTCCAGAAGCGGACGACGGTTTTATCACCAAGTTGCCGCCGGACATCAAGGATCTCAAAGGTTACACGATTCTTGTACCGTCGGTCAATGCGGACGGCAATGAAATTGCCGGGGTGCGTTCACCCGTGGTGCAGGCGCCGCTCGGCACTTACACGGGCTGGAACCTGAGAAGGCGCGGGTGGGGCCACGGGGCCACGCTGAATATCCAGGGGAGCTACATTCCATTTATGGATACGCCGGAGGAGCGTGAGATGACTCGTGACCCTCGTCTTTCAGTGCTTGAACGCTACGGTTCACCGGAAGGTTATGTTGAGGCTGTGCGCGCGGCGGCTGAGCGGCTCGTGGACGCGGGAATTATGCTAGAGGAAGATATAGAGCGCGTCGTTGCCATGGCCGCTAACTGGGGCAGGCCTCGGCATGATGTGAAGTTGTGACGGGCTGCGGGATTTTGCGACTTAATACCCGGTTCAGTGAAGCCGATCCCGTATAAAAGCCACAACCAATAATGAATCTAAATTATTAGCAGGAGGGAGAAAATGGGCGAACAAGTGAGACCGGCAAATATTATTCCGGTTATTTTTGTCAGGGGTTCCAATTATGAGATGGGATACCAGTATGGTTATCAGATGGCCGGCGGTATCAAGCGGGTCAGAGATCAGCAAATGGGCAACCTTAAATTAATGGTTAATAACAACTTTGAGATCTGGAAACAATGTCTGAAAGGTTTTCAGTATTATATCAAGGAATATACGCCCGAAATCATTGATGAAATGATCGGGATTGCCGCCGGCGCCACGGATGCGGGATATGACATTTCCTACATGGATATTCTTACCATCAATGTGTCTGTCTGCATGAAATCGGCTTTTAGTCCCGGTGCCACGTTGCCCTCTCCTCTTGATGAGCTGCCGCCCAGGGAGTATCAGGAAAAGTACGGGCTCAAGTCCGAAGAATCTGATGACCACGCTCAGGCCGATCAAGGTCTTCCGGAAGGGCTAACGAGTCCAAAGGATTCTGGAGGAGGGTGCAGCCGGTGGGCGGCCTGGGGGAGTGCGACGAAAGACGGCAGCCTGATTTGCGGGGATTCGGTTGACGGATTTTTCGGAGATCAGGTGAACATCATCGCGTTTCCGGAAGAAGGAAATGCTTTTATATCAGGGGCTCTCATGTGCGGCGAATTGACGCTGCATCCGTTAATGAACAACAAAGGCCTCTGGGTATCTGGAGGTAATATTGACACTCCGCGCGATATTGACCGCAACTATGGGATTCCTCTTACCCTGGCCCTGAGACATCTGGGGCAGTTTTATGACAACGCCGAAGAGGCAAAAGAGAAGCTCCTCTCCTATCAAACGACTGGCGGGAGAGTCCACAATGCCATGGTAGCCGATACAACTGGAAATGCTTACATATTTGAATTGACAGCGGCCTTAAAAACATACAGAAAACCGGGAGACTTCGGTGAAGCCGACTGGATTGCGTCCCCCAACACTTACCTCATCCCCGAAAACCAGAAACTATTCGAACCGGAATTGCAGCCGTTTAAAACGGATCCCAGGGTCGTCCAGCTGTGGGCGTTTTTTGACAAATATAAGGGGCAGATTGACGCGAATTTCGGAAAAATGCTCTACCGGTATCATGATCCGGATGAAGATACATACTATATCGGAAACCGTTTTAACCAGCGTGTGAATATTGGAATCCCGAACAACGGAAGTGGCGGTGTATTCTACCAGGCTACCGGACCTGCCGGGAGAAGTGTCGTTGCTGGAAGAACCCCTCAGGACCACCTCGATGTAACCCATACGTTTTACACGCTGAGACTTAAATCAAGTCCCGGGACTGTCCTCAGGGAAGCACAATTGAATACCGCTGATTGCATGGCAAAGACGGATTACACTTTGAAAAAACTCAATTTGGAAATAGAAAACCTGCCGGCTTATTTGAAGCTAAAGGAAA
Above is a window of Deltaproteobacteria bacterium DNA encoding:
- a CDS encoding CoA transferase → MLAGALSGYRVLDVSHYIAGPYCTRLLAGYGAEVIKVERPGTGDGARRLGPFVGDDPHIEKSELFLYLNTGKKSITLNLKSPAGQEIFKTLVKDADILVENFEPRVMPSLGLGYDTLSEINPKLVMTSISNFGQTGPYRDYKAAEIVEYALSGLMKMTGESDREPLKLGLDVAQYTGGQVAVTPMLAAVYAAQSTNKGQHVDVSIMEYCTGVAEWQVGIYDAIKHITPRLGNFNQKGHPWGVFPCKDGWVVIATYGPSFKHLADLVGVDELKDPKFLDHGVRVQNKDEVDTYLLPWLLDHDKEYWIEHPFQVLNTARGAAAGWVRNTEDLVNCPQLASQGFYRTIGHPSHGKAIYPSGPVLMSKTPWKVGRAPLLGEDNEEIYGSRLGYTRKQLASLAREGVI
- a CDS encoding VOC family protein is translated as MIKHLDHIGVAVESLDKVKEIATSAFRVDFPRPEGEGDFKASWVRLGNVLVEFMEPIASDGVIGKFLKNRGEGVHHHCFEVDDIEAEVESYLAQGLELVRPGIVGRQGWRVAFFHPKSTFGMLIELVQTRI
- a CDS encoding CoA transferase, producing the protein MAKLPLEGIRIADCTQAWAGPHCTQQLADLGAEVIKVEPPYGATRGDRKATSGVYQNGEPGEKPWNRQCVFNVLNRNKLSVSLDLSKEDGKRLLKDLVKISDIVIDNYAAGVMDRLGIGYEELRKVKPDIIVASANGYGPSGPWVRYHSFGVVQEPMCGFMALTGYVGDETPYRSGVDHIDPVTGTHMAGALIAALLHRDKTGEGQHINVSMTESAVNFVGPEILDYTINGRLLEHKGNRHNQEAMAPHGCYRCKGEDEWITIAIGSDEEWKAFCRVIGDPPWTKEKRFCYLYDRLENQDDLDKYVELWTIERDKYEAMHALQAAGVAAGAVLDIAELFSEPHLKDRGFWQTVDHPDAGIMNIIGQRYKMSETPIPTLGPAPLFGEHTDYVFKELLGMSDEEINKAIEDGVIFSGDIVDPYAMRQK